In Miscanthus floridulus cultivar M001 chromosome 19, ASM1932011v1, whole genome shotgun sequence, the DNA window GCAGCTTTCCTGACCTGGATTTCAATGAGAATTATGGTGTAAGAGTAGGCAAACGCGATGTTGCCGAGAGCCTGGAACGTCATCCATATCTTCTGCGTTGCGCTATCAACGTCCACTCCAACCTGCGAGCCATACAGCGTCGTCTTCCCCGTGGGACCTGCCAGTGCCAGCCAGAGAATGAGTAGTGCTATGTATTGCTATTGGTTGAGACAATTACAGATGTATACCACCGTACCTGACAAGGTCTGGCCGAGGGCGAGGCCGACGGCGATGGTGGCGTAGGAGAAGGACATGACGGCTGCGATTACAGAGAGCCACCAGAGCTCATGGAAGTTGGGGAGCTGGCTGAAGATGATCTGCACCACGCCGAAGCCGATGATGTAGGAGCCTGTGTTCTGGGTGCAGTCGGCGTCGTGCCCGTGCCAGTGGAAGCAGTTGGACTTGAGGATAGCCCTGCACAGTGCATATATAGCCAAGCCAAAGACAATCAAATCGATCGATCATTTGGTTTGGTTACTAAATTAAATCAGCACAAAAGTTTATTAATTAGTTGGAGGGACCTACGCAGCACTGGCAGCAGCTGTGATGGTGTAGCCAATGCCGGTGCCGAACATGTTGGCATACTGGCAGAAGCCGCAGAACCAGACATACCCCCCGcctgcacacatgcacacacgcgCAAGAGATCTTGCAATGTCAGTTACACTGACCTCGATCTGCATGTAAATTTACTGCATGATGCCTATTTGATCGTCTGAATTTGCAAGTGATCAACAGGTTCTTGTCAAGTGCTGCTTGCAAGTAATAAGTACCTAGGTAGGACTCGACAGCCTCAGTGTAGGTGTAGTTGCGCTTCCCGGTGGCAGGGTCGCCGACACGGTAGCAGTCGGAAAGCAGGCAGCAGGTGTAGTAGGTGATGGCCGCGAAGAGCAGCAGGATCACCGGCCCGGCCACCCAACCCAGCTGGGCCATCGCCCACGCCAACGAGAGAACTCCGGAACCGATCACCGCCGTGATGATGtgcgccgccgccgtccatgcCGTCCCTGTGCCATGCATATATAGAAAACAAGGTTGCAGATTTCGCAAGGGAGGGGAATCAGAATCATGCATGAGCTAGCTatttctgttcttttttttcttttgaagtGAAGGTACGGGAAGAAGAGGTACAGTGGATATACTGGATCAAGTGGATCGGAGTTTAGTGATGAAGATGACATATTTTGGAAGCTGAAGGCTTCAGGAAAGTTTTCCACTAAGAACTTCTTTGGATCCGTAATAAACAGTTAGCTACTAAAAATTAGCTGAATTCTGTTTGGATCCTTAGCTAATAAACCAGCTAATTAACTATCACCTAGCTAACAATTAAATAGTTGGTTTCTCCCTGCTAACACAGCTAATAACCTAATAGTTATACCAAATGGGATCTACGTCATTATACATGGTGTGGATCTCGAGATCTCTGGCATGCCAAAgttatctttgaaaaatcattttttataGATGGCGTGGCATGACAGCGAGAGGAGGATTGTAGTTCTGGTGGTGGTGGGTTGGAGTTTATGGAAGACTAGAAATGATCGGGTGTTCAATAATACTCTTGTTAAACCTCCCAAAAACATGGCTTACAAAGTGCTCGGATTCTTACATGGGTGAAAGAAAGATGTAAGGAAGGAGGAAGTCTAGAAGCCAGAGGAGTTACTCAAAGATGATGAAGGATGGCCTTTCAAGATGTGACAAACGCACGAAACACTTAACCTTTAAGCTTAGCTAGGAGCCCTTTactctttattttttttaaaaagatcgGTTACTGGCTTTCATTGATAAGAAGGGAGCATAAAATACATGAACTCTCAGTTACCTGAACTCCATGCGGTATGCGGATGCCACCCATATGTTTGTTGCTATATTTTGCTCTATGTTTGTTTCTGTTGAGTGACAAGGGGAGTAGGTGTTGTGTGGCGTTTGGCTACTATATCTTTTGGTTGTGTGAACTCTGCATGTAAACTCGTAACACCAGTAAAATATGTTTAATAAGCTTTAATTTCAAAGCAGGACCAAAAGTCTTTAGTCTAAAATTTTATTTTCTTTAGTGCAAAAGAGAACAAAAATGTGTGCCTCAGTAGAAAAAAATAAGAATAATTGGGGAAAATGAAATTTATAGCACAAAATCAACACTACTGCTTCCATTCCAAAATGTAAGAGGTTCTAATTTTGTCCTAAGTCAGACTTCTCTggttttgaccaaatttatagaaaacacaTTAACATCTACAATACATAATAAATACACTACCGAGTACCAAGATATATTCTATAGTAGATTTAGTAAAAACCAATTTGGTGTTATAGATGTTGGTACATATTATTTCTATAATTTTGATCATTACATAAGTTCGACTTAGAAGAAAAACCAAAATTTCCCATGTTTTGGAACGGAATAGGCCTGTAAGTACTAAGTAGCAACACAACAGGACTAGTTGAGCTTTAAGTGTGCTGCTAAGATAAAGTTAAGGCATTGAAATAAGAATGGAATATGGATTTCTAAGGACGGAATTGATTCATAACCTACACTCAGAAGGATATTGTAACTGAGTTGACAACAAATGCAGTTATTGATCATTTCTACTATACAATACAGTTCAACTAAAATGGAAAATGTTACTTTGTATACCTCTCTTTTTTTAACTATTGCCTGCCTGTATCACAAAACTGTGACATATCATGTGTCCTAAACACTTCAAGGATGCACCGCATTTCTTGATAATCCGTAGTATGACAGATTGTTCTAATAATCTCATTGGCACCGGCCTCTATTCATGGTGCCTCCACTGTCATCTCACGTTGGCTGCAGCTGCAACGACCGAACGGCGGCCGCAACAAAATAAAGTTTCCTTCTTTGCGTGAGGCATGTATGCACGTTTGGTTGCCCCATGTTTATGTTCATCAAACATCGAGGAGGACGGCGAAACCCTCCAGATCGATTCAGTGTGATGCATGGTTAAAGCAGGTTAATTATATTTACCTGTCCTcttctccttgccgtcgtcgtCAACCTCGCCATGGATGCCGCGGGTTGGCATGTCGACGTCCATGGCTCTCTCCTCCGTCACTCAACCTCTCCACTACTCCCGTGCCCCAGAGACCTCAGCTGCAGAAACAATGCATGTGGGCTTAGCTGTTGGTTTCCTCTCGCTCGCTCGATTTTTCCCCCGGCCCCGGTGGCAGGACACCAGCAGGACGTGTGCGCTCCGATGGCGGTGCCGGCCGGCCAGTGGTCGGGAGCGGGAATAGGGGCGGAGGAAACTATATATAGGCAAGGGGCGCCGGCGAGGGAACGATCGAGCGCCACGCTATCGATCGACAGAAATGAAGAAATGAACGCGCGCAGCAGCGCGGGTGGCATGGGGAAGTAAATAAAACATTGGCGTGGAACGACCACAGGTTGACGCCTGTCATGGTCGCGCTGCATTACTTCCCCGTCTTTCGCGGTTGCGGGGCCGAAGACGGAGAAGGCCCGCGGGGTCATgagaccgaattttttactatttgaccctttttttcgaaagtttctctcaaatagactcatgacggaaagaattccagaaatagatccttggctcggcgccacggtgactggcgccgaggtcctggccacgggcaaacggcctgtaaggggctcggcgccatccactctagcgccgagctcggcgccgtagatcttggcgccgagctcggcgccattcactctggcgccgagctacctgcatttaaccccaACCCAGCCTTCTTCcctgagcgttcttcctcttctttctcctcgggttttttttctcgccacttcatcctacctcacgaatcgacatattggaccttgaaaaccttgatttgatccatagatcttcgagagcaaggtatactcgctcacctccttgtttttctcgcatagattcggtacatattagtcggatttttgaaactaagaatcgtcatcacttagggtttcattgtatccctcaatatatgtattatacaaccgtaggttcatttcaaggcgtggaaaatgctagcaaaccaagccgcatgtagttatgttatgggtttattattgtggatgaaatgagaaaccctaggtttagggtataatgttaactgcttttggttcttataacgaaATTTATTGGAttatagttatggttctcattgatattttgttgtgatgtttttatttatgtttgctaaattacatcatatttgttagatgcaagaaatgttttgggaggagttttggcgaaaacggggtcgtcctcgagaattataccccgacgcgtctagcaaagatgctcccgttcctcctgaccttcctgtccctaactgtgattgtggtttcccggcccatgtttttcaatcgaaacatccggacacagccgcgcgttgcttctacacatgtagtcggtttaatgtaagaaattatttgtactatcctttatctttatttgtttaagtatggtactaatatattattggaatctcgttgtgtaggaccatgagaggtgctttttctttcagtggatcgatggtgcagaaaagtttgatcctaggtacctctttttcgacgattggtttagagggagacatccacgtgagcacttcaagcggtgggttccaccccccctaaccctccggcaatgacggctaaggagaagcacctagccgccgttagacgactcgaggaaccttctctgtgcgattgcggagatcgagctgtgataaaccttgagaatacgttggagtttgtgtgtccaaacaaacatgaagtaagtgcaaagtgtatatgttaaaatcttgagctatatgtgtttatgtactaatgtctcattatttaggtgtattcaatggcgaagtgtcgtttcaaggagtggttgtatggtcctaagaaccaatggccggaagaaccgcgagggttaaggaaaagaagaaagaacgggtaatctacaaagcacctcctgtcatgtgcgaatgtggtgtaaaatccaactatggcctagtccattcgaagcttggaataggtcattattgcggccatatgattgagtatgatgaggttcgttatatttctggtaaacatgaaatcgtattttgtttgttctcctaatacatatatgatataatatttgttttgaacagagcactaggaaatgcagttgggaatgttatgatggtcaagctaagttcttggatgaactgaagaagaggcaagtaattgcacggaagaggggatatggacctgactacgtcaacctattcgttaaacatcacaaagaaaagatgtgtgagtttgctagacagcgcggtatttataacccgatcgatgttgggcttaacaaatggggactGGAGAGGCGgacgacgttagaggaggagagggcaaggaatgaggcaagggaggagacaagagtacagatgcaggtcttggacgagcatgttgctacattatgtgccagtgagtgcttgaaaaccttttttcgttgcctggttttaaatgtaatattatcgagttgctaactgatagcattttatacatcaagggattagttgcagcggggaacattctgtagaggtggctcatgcaagatatgaggagaagaagttagatgcccatagatcacgagcttgtcgtaccgttcaatcaccgattgtgctgtgtgatgatggagacgaggatgaggacgacactggcagactgagtgagctcattgctttaGCAGAGACGGGCATACAGgcgtaggaggctgaggacgacacaggcagactgagcgagctcatctctctagcagaggcgggcattcaggcgcaggaggctgacgacgacactggcagactgagcgagctcatcgctctagcagaggcgggcttacaggcagaggaggatgatgacgcgttcttcactcaggccgcagcggccatagatgaagcggaggccgcttactacaagcgacaggcaagtgagagcaacgcagttgagcctagccgcagcaacagggttgtagtagaggactggtactcggatgatgagttgcttactcagtacgtttcagattgaggatttggaggtgcatttgcccctttgtctactgtcggcacttagttatactattaatatgttgtgtaatgtgacatagtatcgaacttttcattatgtggttgttttcattatcaatggtcttaatattccgcttaatgatacagacttatttccatttgaacacgtgctgcaaaaaacagttaacgacatacgatattatagaaatcaacacacgaaacacattaaatggcatgtgactacaggtaccgaacctgggtacatagttttctttgactaaacctaacatgccttaggtaattaaaccatgccttcggtaattaaacctaacatgccttagataattaaacctgtgattctccacaagaaaaacataaagtcatcctagtagtgtggccacatagcaaattgtgttgcaccttctccatagtagcctcccattgttggtggtggtggtggcgggggtgatgggggagacccctttttcttgtggttagggaaggtgcaatatggatcattgcagagtgcctcctgtgaatcggcaccattgttgttgtcgtcctgttcgtcgtccttataaccgctgctaacttccctttctagatcgaagatacggtcttgtacgtagtagatgtactccgcatgcggataaataggtcgaggatcgacccagctactgaacccacagttttcttcggtcaaggaagactacaaaaagtatgtcgtgtaagtgatatacaagacaaacatattgaagaaacaaatagtaaaagaaattacccatgctcgcgggcatttgaagaaacaacgacctccatctattccctcggtgaacatctgcactaggcagtcctcaccatgcatgcattttggccactcttctttcctttcatcgtatcctgtcagtggtgcctctttggtgaaatcacttttgctctcaactgggaacctctcataaagagcttcctcaaagaaatcaggaccaagaggaccctctcacccccaggtagttttcttcccctttcctctccctctggacgaccctccagacattggtactacaacgaaagcaaatgctgaggagtgttcttcttccttattgtttgtgtgaatgagagggagtgagtggttatttataggtcgaGAGAAGGAATGGAGGCctatcaatgtgccatgtcagcgatccgtgtgccgctttacctcagcccttggaccaaacagtcataagatggatggtggagatagagtttagttgtgcttccttgcatgttgtccttgcagctgagaggtctatatcagtgatgtgataattcgatgatgtccgtgtatctgaaaagtctatgtttattctctgaaaagcatagattctcTAAAATGCATAGATTCTTGTACACAGCGTATGTACAAATATTCCTGGATTATAaacgtaataaatttatagttaatctgtgtactacatttgtgcctttgtacaagtatagtatgattaaagattcacgcaaaaaattcgcaagatacggtcttgtattagaagcatccacagttacaaacagagacatcaatatatattctaaacatttactcatccaacaagcataatgcaaccacaacgaatatcacaactaacataatatgtcatgcaaagtacaaatagtccacaatgtccatacgatcccgaataattaaagataagtaaatacaatagttcatagtaacatctaccacgttcctcactgtctcctactcttgcccctacccttgtgacccagagcgctggtgcctggagtgtaagggtcacaggGATggtgtcgcctagtgcctagaggcggtgtaggatgagtcgatggagcgtcatggagctgagagggcccaagctcatcgtgcctcttgtccatgtcatcgttGTCGGcggcctcctcatcctcctcctcgtcccttgtagctgcttgactagaggaacccaaggctcctcttcctgCGGAAGGATCGTACATGTCATGCGTCGTGTttgtcctacaaccacaacgaccagccgcacggcatagacgacgtgacagcctctgttgtacaaaacaatgttaagtgaaagaatataacgtattaatgatttgtttgaaagaatatttgtaatcttacatctaggaagccaagtatgtagtcatcattgactctaggccgaacgcgctcgatctcttcaactgagcttctcagtgtattgccctgcaacaatgttttcaataataagacttctgaacatatatcatttagttttgttttcttttgtacaagaatgtaacttattacaagggttatacagcgcgaaggttgcaataactataatagataactcctaacgttggtccaagaacacctaatgtattgttatgtaactaaaCATAACAAAATAAGTCGATTGGCTTACCACACTGTCCaggatcggtcctgcctccacctgccttcctacaagagtggaccggtcgtacgtcgtgtcctcatcgtcggaggactcgatgtcggcatagtcagcttcggtccactgtagtctgagcctgcaccttgtcgaacgttggtaccaagcttggtaccgcctgaactcacggttcgtgtgtggctcgttgttgtcgtccaggttgtcgtgcatctcctcccattcctcaatgtaggactggtggtgcctctcccagtcaaaaatcttcttgttcctctgacgatccaacctgcacatatgtcatcgttacattaatccacgtacgtggcaccatattataagaaatggaccattatcatgactcatttgaaatatcaaaacacttacttgtgtaagtcaacgccagtcgagaacagaggcataggccaaagctgtctcactccaaattggcgtgcaaccctatctggcaggtggtactcgatagcatagaagcatattagagggcacctcatcctatagaagtagtcgtcggccccaCATACGGTGCTCAGCTAAAAAAgtagtgcgtcctctccaccatacggctcccactcTACCTGCATCATGTTCAAATAAGATgatagatggtatactaatccttttaatatgtgcatggaaaataaaatttacttacactagacgccgtcagcgaatctagctcgttcgtgtactgaatgtacgcccggtctatcctcgtgtgcgaaatcctgacctggtcccaaaggtacgcccacgtcggctggcgacttagaggctgaccttggaaccactcacgacgagccagtacctctggacgaccaactggaaaacgagcccacatccatagctataacaggtacacgcatccaccaagtgacgggttcgccgtagaccgacgacacccctcgcacagctgctggtatagaaaacacaagactgcagagccccagctgtactgacccgcctggtcccagttactgaggcagtggatccacatctaggacgcattgtcacccgtcgcgtcgggaaagagaacacaagcaaaaaggtgtaggatccacgcccggcagtagtacacaaccgtctcctcatctgcctcctcggggcactgtgcgaactctgtacgtagccatgagatgggaactccagaagtgcgagccccttgctcgccaagctcacgcccaaggaaggcctccactcgtgctctccatccctctgacctgcactgcccggtgactgggttcccatgaatccttaggcctagcatcttctgacagtcctgaagcgagactgtcatctccccgaaaggtaggtggaagctgtgagtctctggccgccacctatatttaagaccaaggaagattacttgtcaaaaagtcaattgcattaacaaatggccatgaatggaggcaatgattcactttaatacctgtctaccaacgcagttatcgccgctgagttgaacttgggcaacccacgatgaacctgaaaggagatgacatccaggccagctctttgtaggaaaggagtgtacctatcgtcgtaccgaatgtccaagaacccactgtgggtcctagaacgaaggtgcggaaggtcctgcatcgaatataacatagtcacatgttacttcacgaacacacgtacgaataaaacttatagattattacctgccccagcgcaacgagACGTCCTCTGTGGGTCTCCttgtacgtcgggtcgagcaggtggaattgctccatcctacaaaaaaagtgaatgaattagaattgcaatgtacaatgaaacatgaacttataaatgtatacataattgacacaaatacaagcataaattgagacatgcataattaaatatatgatacgacaaaatataaaataatactataaaccaatagtcctacctcactaatctgccaatggcaacttcgtgagttgtggccaagtctaccgcacttgccgcactcgtactgctcgggatcagtaacaaatagagttcctctcccacgcctagttcttccgggtatctgatccataaccatcctatgcctcgtcctctgccttgatccacgcttgttccaacggtaagctggatccgtaatgtactttggcccatcataaggaggccactctccaggatcccggaaaggcacgaagcgagggctccatgtgttcacaagcgtgttgacactgaactcgtgaggtatcctcctctcgatattatagtagcgatgcctagctgctgccaccaaatgcgaacatacaaagtggtattgccttggtttaccacaagtgcacttgaaatgttggaggacaaccacatgtatcctcgattctcggacctcgccatcggacgttgtaccacccctatgctcgacctgataagtccctgtggcgtggtcaaagcatgcaacctcatgtgtgccagccctttctcttgccttctctaggtgtgccattggtttcggagcccatatctctccatcactactcaactgcaatgcatgggcgtgtctatcgttgaaccaggcaacaagcttatagaaggtgaattgaacaattgcattcacgggc includes these proteins:
- the LOC136529061 gene encoding amino acid permease 1-like: MDVDMPTRGIHGEVDDDGKEKRTGTAWTAAAHIITAVIGSGVLSLAWAMAQLGWVAGPVILLLFAAITYYTCCLLSDCYRVGDPATGKRNYTYTEAVESYLGGGYVWFCGFCQYANMFGTGIGYTITAAASAAAILKSNCFHWHGHDADCTQNTGSYIIGFGVVQIIFSQLPNFHELWWLSVIAAVMSFSYATIAVGLALGQTLSGPTGKTTLYGSQVGVDVDSATQKIWMTFQALGNIAFAYSYTIILIEIQDTLRSPPAENKTMRQASIVGVATTTGFYMLCGCLGYSAFGNAAPGNILSGFYEPYWLVDFANVCIVLHLVGGFQVFLQPLFAAVEADVAARWPCATQEHGGVNVFRLVWRTGFVALITLFAVLLPFFNSILGILGSIAFWPLTVFFPVEMYIRQQQIPRFSGTWLALQTLSFFCFIITIAAGAASVQGVRDSLKTYVPFQTRS